The Rickettsia endosymbiont of Gonocerus acuteangulatus nucleotide sequence TCTCAATTACCCATCGAAAGCCACACTCATCTTGTGCAGCTTTAGAAGATTTGTGAGTTTTGTTATTGGTAACAACATACTCAACTCTGTTGGTAGGAACAGTAAATTTAAACAAATTAACATGCTTATTTTTAGCAAAGCCTTTTATATGAATCTCTACTCCATGCCTGATCTCTTCATCTGAAAATGTCAACTCTTTTACAGCTTTATAAGGTTTAGAATCGTGCGTTTTACTAACGTTTCTATTGGCTTTAATAGGGGCATAATAATATTTCCCCAGAGAGTCAACATGTTGCATAATTTTGTGTGTAGAATACCATGTGTCAAAAAGTACTGTTTGAAAAGGAATCTTCTTGCTATAAACAGCATTATTTAACATGTTTAATAGGTGTTCTAGTTTTGTTGCTCCATCATGATCAGGTGCAAAAATTCGATAATCTATTACCCAAAACTTATTAATATCAGGGTTATAATATACCAGACTCACTACTCCTATACCTTTAGTAACTCTACCTGTAGCTCCACTGTACTGCGATCTTGCAATTTCTATTTGCTTCGTATTCCTTTTATTTAAAACCGTATCATCAAATATTGTATATCCATTAGATGAAAAAATAACATCATTCTTGATGTGTTCCCATAACAAAGAAGGTGTATATTTTTCATTCCTTAAAAATCTATTAATAACATCATGACTACATTTCTTTGCATGTTCAGCGTAGTAGGTTAAACTATAATTCTTTTGGCTAACTATTAAAAATTGACAATAATCTGTCCTATTAATTGGTATTGCTTGCAACTTTATCCTCTTTGACATGTTTAATTATTTTTACAATAATTTATCACTTTTTTACTCATAGCGTAAGTTTTGACTATTTTAACAAAACTTACGCTATGTTATAGCAAATATGCTAAAAACTCTTATTACACAGCAATGTTTTATAGTGAAGCACTTCATAATATCCCTTAATTCATGGACATTATATCAAACATAGCGTAAGTTTTGTTAAGACAAATCAGAAAACTTGCCTATAGCTATAAAAAAACTCATTTTCATCCGAAAAGAGATATTAAATTAAGAAATGAATTTATAGCAAAGATACAAACCATTACAAAAGACAAATTAGTATATCTTGATGAATCTGGAATAGAGGATAATGCTTGCAAAGAGTATGGATGGAGCATTATAGGACAAAGGTGTTATGAAGAAAAGGTGTATCAACATAAATTTAGAATAAGTATGATAGCTGGTCTTTGTAATGGTAATCTTATTGCTCCTGTAATATTTGAAGGTAATTGTAATACAGAGGTCTGAAAATGCAAGGACTAAGTAGAACAAAACCTATAAATTTTCTGCCCAAATTTCATTGGGGGTTTTATAACCAAAAATCTTTCTTGGCATGTTATTTAAAATCTCAGCAACATTGTCAAGACCTCTTTGTGTAACGGTAGTAATATCTGTATTTTTAGGTAAAATTCTATGAATCATAGAATTCATTTTTTCCACTAATGCTTTTTGTCTAGGGCGGTATGGATCACAAAAGAAAGTTTGAAACCCAGATAGTCTATAGGCAACATGCCCCACAAACTCTTTGCCATTATCCATAGTAATAGTCTTTCTCACACTATTTGGAAGAGTTTTTATCTTTCTTAAAAAACCATTGGTAACTGTTGTAGCTCTCTTGGAGTTATTCAGCACTAAAATAATCTTTTGACTCTTCAAAACTTACGCTATGTTATAGCAAATATGCTAAAAACTCTTATTACACAGCAATGTTTTATAGTGAAGCACTTCATAATATCCCTTAATTCATGGGCATTATATCAAACATAGCGTAAGTTTTGTCTTTTTATCCACCAGTGCACCAATATTCATACTTTGATTACCTTTATGAAATGTAAGATCTGCCTCAAAATTCCCTACTTCTACCTTTTTCGTAGCTATTGCATCACGCTGATGTATTGAGATCCTTTGTGGTATAATGATCCTTTGACGCCTCTTCCCTCTTTCTTGCCTTTTATATCTTTTAGAAGGTAAATAGCTATATAACTTTAATTTAGCTGCTACTGCAGAAGTGTAAACAAATCTATATATACTTTCTGTACTGATACACAAAGCTGTATTTTTGTCTAGTTTTAACTTTCCGGCTATAGCATCCGGCGACCATTTCTTGCGAATCATAGCATTTTTAATATAATCTAACAACATAGGGTTCTTTTCTATTTTTAATAACTCTTGCTGATACATCCTGTTTTCATATTTTTCCTGAGCAACACAAGGCATATACTTATCTTTTACCTTATTTCTTTTTAGCTCCATACTAATAGCGCTTTTAGACCTCGTAAGATGTTGTGCTATCTTATTAATACTGACTCCTAGGTCATACATTCTTTTTATCTCATATCTCTCTTCTCGAGATAAGTGTCTATATTTTCTGTTCATCATTTGAAAATACTATAAGTAAGTAGAACAAAACTTATTTAAAATAATAAGATTTTAAATAGGTAATGATGAACAGAAAATATAGACACTTATCTCGCGAAGAGAGATATGAAATAAAAAGAATGTATGACCTAGGAGTCAGTATTAACAAGATAGCACAACATCTTACGAGGTCTAAAAGCACTATTAGTATGGAGCTAAAAAGAAATAAAGTAAAAGGTAAGTATATGCCTTGTGTTGCTCAGGAACAATATAAAAAAAGGATGCATCAGCAAGAGTTATTAAAAATAGAGAAGTTACCTATTTTGTTAAATTATATCAAAAATGCTATGATTCACAAGAAATGGTCACCGGATGCTATAGCCGGAAAGTTAAAACTGGACAAAAATACAGCTTGTTGTATCAGTACAGAAAGTATATATAGATTTGTCTACACTTCTCCAGTTGCAGCTAAATTAAAGTTATATAGCTATTTACCGTCTAAAAGATATAAAAGGCAAGAAAGGGGGACAAGGCATCAAAGGATCATTATACCACAAAGGATCTCAATACATCAGCGTGATGCAATAGCAATGCAAAAGCTAGAAGTAGGGCATTTTGAGGCAGATCTTACATTTCATAAAGGTAATCAAAGTATGAATATCGGTGTGCTGGTGGATAAAAAGAGTCAAAAGATTATTTTAGTGCTGAATAACTCCAAAAGAGCTAAAACAGTTACCACTGGGTTTTTAAAAAAGATCAAAACGCTGCCAAGTAGTGTTAGAAAGACTATTACTATGGATAATGGCAAAGAGTTTGTAGGGCATCTTGCTTATAGACTATCTGGGTTTCAAACTTTCTTTTGTGATCCATATCGCCCTAGACAAAAAGCACTAGTGGAGAAAATGAATTCTATGATTCATAGAATTTTACCTAAAAATACAGATATTACAACCGTTACACAAAGAGGTCTTGACAATATTGCTGAGATTTTAAATAACATGCCAAGAAAGATTTTTGGTTATAAAACCCCCAATGAAATTTGGGCAGAAAATTTATAGGTTTTGTTCTACTTAGTCCTTGAATTTTCAATTACCTATTTAAAATCTTATTATTTTAAATAGGTTCTGTTCTACTTACTTATAGTATTTTCAAACAGATAACAGCTAAATGGAACATGCCAGTATCAAATTGGGCACTGACAATTTCCCAGCTAGATATTTACTTTCCCAATAGGCTGAATTTTGGAAGCGGTTTCTAGTTTGACACAGTTCTATGAACGTTCTCTTCTAACCTCATCAATTACTTCATCTGTAATCCTACTAATTAAACTTTCACTAATGTCTGTACCGTATAACTCTTGTAGCTGAATACGTATATCAGATAAACTCATTCCTTTAGCATATAGTGATATTATCTTCTGATCTAAACCATCAATTCTAGTCTGCTTCTTACCTACAATCATTGGTTCAAATTTACCAGTTCTATCTCGTGGAATATTTAACTCTATAGCTCCATTCTCTGTGGTTACATTTTTACTTAAACTACCATTCCTAGCATTCTCACTCTCTTTCCTACCGTACTTACTATATCCTAAATGTTCAGACATCTCAGCTTTTAATGCCCTCTCCAGAATACCCTTGCTTAGCTCTTTGATTAATCCATCTTGACCAAGTACTCTCTTTAGGTCTGCTCCTCCTTCTATTAATAAGTCTATTGCTTCATTTATTTTTTTATTCTTTTCTAATTGCATTTCTGTTACCTATATTTTTATTATATTAAATATATAGGACCTGCTCAAATTTACACAATCATTGCAAAAGACTCCGGGGTCAAGTTAACTTGACGGTGCCCATAGAACTTATAACTTTTTACTAACTTTTAAAGGTCATTTCCTAATAAACTAACTACATATTGAGCATCTTGATTATCTTGATAATCATTAGACTGGAAATGATGTATTAAATCTTCTTCATCGAAGTTACTTTCTACTATTCCACTATCATTTGCATTATTACTTTCCTGTTCTATATCTAAATCTAATGGTTCTAATGGATGAATGAATATTGCATTCACTGGGGTACTTACCCTAGACTGTCTTGGATTAAATGTTGTATAATCTTCTTCATCGAAGTTACTTTCTACTATTCCACTATCATTTGCATTATTACTTTCCTGTTCTATATCTAAATCTAATGGTTCTAATGGATGAATGAATATTGCATTCACTGGGGTACTTACCCTAGACTGTCTTGGATTAAATGTTGTATAATCTTCTTCATCGAAGTTACTTTCTACTATTCCACTATCATTTGCATTATTACTTTCCTGTTCTATATCTAAATCTAATGGTTCTAATGGATGAATGAATATTGCATTCACTGGGGTACTTACCCTAGACTGTCTTGGATTAAATGTTGTATAATCTTCTTCATCGAAGTTACTTTCTACTATTCCACTATCATTTGCATTATTACTTTCCTGTTCTATATCTAAATCTAATGGTTCTAATGGATGAATGAATATTGCATTCACTGGGGTACTTACCCTAGACTGTCTTGGATTAAATGTTGTATAATCTTCTTCATCGAAGTTACTTTCTACTATTCCACTATCATTTGCATTATTACTTTCCTGTTCTATATCTAAATCTAATGGTTCTAATGGATGAATGAATATTGCATTCACTGGGGTACTTACCCTAGACTGTCTTGGATTAAATGTTGTATAATCTTCTTCATCGAAGTTACTTTCTACTATTCCACTATCATTTGCATTATTACTTTCCTGTTCTATATCTAAATCTAATGGTTCTAATGGATGAATGAATATTGCATTCACTGGGGTACTTACCCTAGACTGTCTTGGATTAAATGTTGTATAATCTTCTTCATCGAAGTTACTTTCTACTATTCCACTATCATTTGCATTATTACTTTCCTGTTCTATATCTAAATCTAATGATTTTAATGGATGAATGAATATTGCATTCATTGGGGTACTTACTCTAGACTGTCTTGATGTAGCAGCATAATGCAAAGGCAGGTTATCGTTCCACTCATCTATTATACCTAACACTTTGTCATTAACAAATGTCTTATTTTCTAAATTTATGTTTAATAATTGTTGTGTTAGTACATTCCCGGATACTTCATTGGTTAACAATTGTACATAAACTGTATCACTATTATTAATTCTAGTATGTAATATTGGTATTATGGTTAATTGGTTTAATATATCTAATATTAATCTATTTAATATATTATAAGCAATATTAGATATATTTATTAATCCCATTTTATATTGCGAATGTGATGCAGTACCATATTCAGCAATATAATGCATAATTTTAGTACGTATTTGTACTTCTACCTTTCGTAAATCTTTGCTTATTATTACTGTATGTAGTGATTGATATCCATTCTTCCTAGGAAATTTAATTAAATTCTTATATCGTTCTGGAATGTAGACATAATGTTTATGGATAGTACCTAATATATCATAACATTCTTGTTCCTTCTCTACTATTATCCTAATACCAATAATATCATATAACTGCTGTATGGTACTAGATTTATGTACTATCTTTTTTGCAATAGAATAAGGAGACTTAATCCTTCCAGATATGGTATATTCTATATTTGTAGCAGGTAAAATATTATGCAATGCATTAATTATTTGAGCAACTAATTCATAATGCAGGTATTCTCTATCCAAAAAAGAAATAATAGTTTTATATAGTCTTGGTTGTAAGTTCTTAAAACAAGCATTTTGTAATGCTACTTTAATTTTTTCTACTTTGATTTCTTTAAATAAAGGTACATAAATCTTGCTAATCTCTTTACTAATCCAAACATATTCTATATGTGATATATTTGAATTAAATATTATTTTATGTAATAAGTAAGCAAATCTGATTAATAATACTTTAATTTTTATATTTGAATCTAATGATGACAATAACCGAATAGTCTTTTGTGATGTAACATCAGAATGTATATTATGAATTTTAAATAATTTAGTTAATGCATAAAATATGTCAAATATTTCTTTACTGAAAGAATATTCAATTTTTATTGACTTTAGGTTATTATTTTCTGTAATGAAAAATCGTAAAGCTGCAATAACTGAATTGCTATCAGGATATATAGATGTAATTATTTCTGCTATTTCCCAAGATATGTTATTATTAGAACACTTTAGGCTAAAAGTAATAGCACTATTAATCTCAGATTCATTAAAGTTAGGATCAAACTTTCTAAGTGTTGTAATGATGTGTTGAAAATGCATGAACATGGTCATTTAGCTTTGTTCAGAGAAGTCCGAGTTATCAACTAATACCGACATATACCGGTAGTTTGGAAAATACTTACGACGCAAATTAAAAGCATAAACGCTAAAACTCTGATATCCTAAAATCATCTTTTTTGGAGAGCATTCAAGACCTAGGGAAAATTCTGTAGAGTTCTGATTATTTTATGATACAGACCTTTTTATATCAGATATTGTTACTATTTGAGTCTATTTACATTGTAGAAGTCAAGAGGGGCTGTTGAAAAAGTCCAAAACTATTTTTCCACTGTTTATTTTTTTATAAAAATACTGCTAACAATTACGCCTTTTATAAAAGTTTATGTGTTTTTGAATGCATTTTTATATAAAAACAGTAATTTTTGTATAGACTTTTTTAGTAAAAGTACTTTTTCAACAGCTCCTCTCAACTATTACACATAATCTTAGTGTGGTAGCTCATGTATCTATTAAATCTAAACTTCTACACATGATTAGCCCTTTTCTTCCTGTTTATTAGTAGCTAAGCTTACGAAGCGTTGGCCTGAAGTATCTAGGGCTCGGCACGCTATAGATTGTACTTGTTGCGTTGCATTATCAGCTTTGGCAGTTAGCTCTTGGATAGTATTTTCCTGCTTCTTGATTTT carries:
- a CDS encoding IS30 family transposase translates to MMNRKYRHLSREERYEIKRMYDLGVSINKIAQHLTRSKSTISMELKRNKVKGKYMPCVAQEQYKKRMHQQELLKIEKLPILLNYIKNAMIHKKWSPDAIAGKLKLDKNTACCISTESIYRFVYTSPVAAKLKLYSYLPSKRYKRQERGTRHQRIIIPQRISIHQRDAIAMQKLEVGHFEADLTFHKGNQSMNIGVLVDKKSQKIILVLNNSKRAKTVTTGFLKKIKTLPSSVRKTITMDNGKEFVGHLAYRLSGFQTFFCDPYRPRQKALVEKMNSMIHRILPKNTDITTVTQRGLDNIAEILNNMPRKIFGYKTPNEIWAENL
- a CDS encoding transposase; protein product: MQLEKNKKINEAIDLLIEGGADLKRVLGQDGLIKELSKGILERALKAEMSEHLGYSKYGRKESENARNGSLSKNVTTENGAIELNIPRDRTGKFEPMIVGKKQTRIDGLDQKIISLYAKGMSLSDIRIQLQELYGTDISESLISRITDEVIDEVRRERS